A DNA window from Desulfatibacillum aliphaticivorans DSM 15576 contains the following coding sequences:
- a CDS encoding molybdopterin molybdotransferase MoeA, whose translation MREFFQVISIQKVLDMAGRFPLAGTEEVEVFQACGRILAKDVVSKDNVPAFARSTMDGYAVSASSTFGASEGIPAMLEVAGRVEMGTTPEFSVGPGQAALMPTGGMLPEGTDAVVMVEHTEILDDKTIEVYKSVAPLGNVLDVGDDVKKDEVVLKKGVRLRPQDLAVAASVGEPILSVYKKPIVGIVSTGDEVVSADQEPGPGQIRDMNTYALGGLCHQAGAEYRSYGIVGDDPQALRQACEKALNECDMLLVSGGSSVGARDHTIEVIEGFENSDILVHGVSISPGKPTILAKVGDKQVWGLPGHVTSAMVVFHAMVRPFIHHVAGYEGGDGVVSVPAKLARNVPSVQGRTDYVRIRLVEKDGELTAEPIFGKSGVIRTMVEADGFIQVDLNDEGLDPGTMVRVDLFDK comes from the coding sequence GGAGATTCCCCCTGGCCGGGACGGAGGAAGTGGAAGTCTTTCAAGCCTGCGGCAGAATTCTGGCGAAAGACGTCGTCAGCAAGGACAACGTCCCGGCTTTCGCCCGCTCCACCATGGACGGATACGCCGTGAGCGCCTCCTCCACCTTTGGGGCCTCGGAAGGCATTCCTGCCATGCTGGAAGTGGCGGGCCGGGTGGAAATGGGAACGACCCCGGAATTTTCCGTGGGCCCAGGCCAGGCGGCTCTCATGCCCACGGGAGGAATGCTGCCCGAAGGGACGGACGCCGTGGTTATGGTGGAGCACACGGAAATTCTGGATGACAAAACCATCGAGGTTTATAAAAGCGTGGCCCCCCTGGGCAATGTGCTGGACGTGGGCGATGACGTGAAAAAGGACGAAGTCGTCCTGAAAAAGGGTGTTCGTTTGCGGCCCCAGGATCTTGCCGTAGCGGCCTCCGTCGGGGAGCCGATCCTGTCCGTGTATAAAAAACCCATCGTTGGAATCGTCTCCACAGGGGACGAAGTGGTGTCCGCGGATCAAGAGCCCGGGCCGGGGCAAATTCGCGACATGAACACTTACGCCCTGGGCGGCTTGTGCCATCAGGCCGGGGCCGAATACCGGTCCTACGGCATTGTGGGGGACGATCCCCAAGCCTTGCGCCAGGCCTGCGAAAAGGCCTTAAACGAGTGCGATATGCTGCTGGTTTCAGGCGGGAGCAGCGTGGGCGCCAGGGACCATACCATCGAAGTGATCGAAGGCTTTGAGAACTCCGACATTCTGGTGCACGGGGTGTCCATCAGCCCGGGCAAACCCACCATTTTGGCGAAAGTCGGAGACAAGCAGGTTTGGGGCCTGCCAGGGCACGTGACCTCGGCCATGGTGGTTTTTCACGCCATGGTGCGTCCTTTTATTCATCATGTCGCCGGATATGAAGGCGGGGACGGAGTTGTTTCCGTTCCGGCCAAACTCGCCCGGAACGTGCCGTCTGTGCAAGGCAGGACCGATTATGTGCGGATTCGCCTGGTGGAAAAGGACGGCGAACTGACCGCCGAGCCCATCTTCGGAAAATCCGGAGTCATCCGCACCATGGTGGAGGCCGACGGTTTTATCCAGGTGGATTTGAACGACGAAGGGCTGGACCCGGGAACCATGGTTCGCGTGGACCTGTTCGACAAATAA